In one window of Thermodesulfobacteriota bacterium DNA:
- a CDS encoding class I SAM-dependent methyltransferase, with translation MPVESCPLCGEKETSRGFINFDRLHNLPGSFPVRECSGCSSLYLKEAPLDPGAYYPEGTYYSTYESNTSELRAKRKLIELFYSGRKSRGFAYLLLYPLRGRVQGIPDFVPGGKVLDIGCGFGLLLDLLKEAGWETHGADVSEMAIELVKRKGHHGISGELRAGHFGSGYFDAVIMSHSIEHLREPREYLALAHEMLKPGGQLVVLAPNARSLGLKLFGRAWAPIETPRHFFVPSPKALIRMLRAAGFRAESLKYTGSNWSQSLDYLFNGRYTPGSFFYRPFVGISLEALAQALNLFRLGDSFQIKARKGPSDAR, from the coding sequence TTCCCGCGGCTTCATCAACTTCGACAGGCTCCATAACCTGCCCGGCTCCTTCCCCGTTCGCGAGTGTTCCGGCTGTTCATCCCTGTACCTCAAGGAAGCCCCCCTCGACCCCGGCGCGTATTATCCGGAGGGAACATATTATTCCACCTACGAGAGCAACACGAGCGAGCTCAGGGCCAAAAGAAAGCTCATAGAGCTTTTCTACTCGGGCAGAAAAAGCCGCGGCTTCGCCTATCTCCTCCTCTATCCGCTCAGGGGCAGGGTGCAGGGCATCCCGGATTTCGTGCCTGGCGGCAAGGTGCTTGATATCGGCTGCGGGTTCGGCCTTCTCCTCGACCTCCTGAAAGAGGCCGGATGGGAGACGCACGGCGCAGACGTAAGCGAAATGGCCATAGAGCTGGTAAAAAGAAAGGGGCACCACGGGATTTCCGGCGAGCTCAGGGCCGGGCACTTCGGTTCCGGGTACTTCGACGCCGTCATCATGAGCCATTCGATAGAGCACCTGAGAGAGCCACGGGAGTATCTCGCGCTCGCGCACGAAATGCTAAAGCCCGGCGGCCAGCTCGTAGTCCTTGCCCCCAATGCCCGGTCGCTCGGGCTAAAGCTCTTCGGGAGGGCATGGGCCCCAATCGAGACGCCGAGGCACTTTTTCGTCCCCTCGCCAAAGGCCCTTATAAGAATGCTCCGGGCTGCCGGGTTCAGGGCCGAGTCCCTGAAATACACGGGCTCAAACTGGTCCCAGAGCCTCGATTACCTCTTTAACGGCAGGTATACGCCGGGCTCTTTTTTTTACAGGCCTTTCGTAGGCATCTCACTCGAGGCGCTCGCGCAGGCGCTGAACCTTTTCCGCCTCGGAGATTCCTTCCAGATAAAGGCGAGGAAGGGGCCATCCGATGCCCGATAG